One Hemibagrus wyckioides isolate EC202008001 linkage group LG07, SWU_Hwy_1.0, whole genome shotgun sequence DNA segment encodes these proteins:
- the gmpr2 gene encoding GMP reductase 2, with translation MPRIENDIKLDFKDVLLRPKRSTLKSRSEVDLMRSFTFRNSKGSYRGIPIIAANMDTVGTFGMAVAMHSFSLFTAIHKHYSTDDWKEFAEKHPECLESVAVSTGTGETDFEKLAAILAAVPQIQYICVDVANGYSEHFVHFVKDVRQKFPSHTIMAGNVVTGEMVEELILAGADIIKVGIGPGSVCTTRKKTGVGYPQLSAVIECADAAHGLGGHIISDGGCTCPGDVSKAFGAGADFVMLGGMLAGHAESGGETIEKNGKKYKLFYGMSSDTAMKKHSGGVAEYRASEGKTVEVPYKGPVDVTLKDILGGVRSTCTYVGAAKLKELSRRTTFIRVTQQLNTVYGNND, from the exons ATGCCTCGCATCGAGAACGACATCAAACTCGACTTCAAGGACGTTTTACTCCGTCCCAAACGCAGCACGCTCAAATCCCGCAGTGAG GTGGATCTGATGCGCAGCTTTACTTTCCGAAACTCAAAAGGCAGTTACAGAGGTATTCCCATCATCGCTGCAAACATGGACACGGTTGGAACCTTTGGAATGGCTGTGGCAATGCATTCA TTCTCACTTTTCACAGCTATCCATAAACATTACTCTACAGACGACTGGAAAGAGTTTGCAGAGAAGCACCCAGAATGCttagag aGTGTGGCCGTCAGTACCGGAACAGGCGAGACCGATTTCGAGAAGCTCGCTGCTATTTTGGCAGCTGTGCCTCAGATCCAGTACATTTGTGTCGACGTAGCGAACGGTTACTCAGAACACTTCGTGCATTTTGTCAAGGACGTGAGGCAGAAGTTCCCTTCACACACCATCATG GCTGGTAATGTGGTCACGGGAGAGATGGTGGAGGAGCTGATTCTCGCTGGTGCTGACATCATTAAAGTGGGCATCGGTCCAG GCTCAGTGTGTACAACCCGGAAGAAGACAGGTGTGGGCTACCCTCAGCTGAGTGCTGTAATCGAGTGTGCTGATGCTGCACATGGCCTGGGTGGACACATCATCTCT GATGGAGGATGTACCTGTCCTGGTGATGTCTCTAAGGCTTTTG gtgcgGGGGCGGACTTTGTGATGCTGGGTGGAATGCTGGCAGGTCACGCTGAGAGCGGTGGTGAGACCATCGAGAAAAACGGCAAAAAGTACAAACTGTTCTACGGCATGAGCTCTGACACGGCCATGAAGAAGCATTCAGGAGGAGTGGCAGAGTACAG GGCATCTGAGGGTAAGACAGTGGAGGTGCCCTATAAAGGGCCAGTGGATGTCACTCTGAAGGACATACTCGGTGGTGTTCGCTCTACCTGCACCTACGTGGGAGCTGCTAAGCTGAAGGAGCTGAGTCGCCGCACCACCTTCATTAGAGTGACTCAACAACTAAACACTGTGTATGGGAACAACGACTAA
- the nedd8 gene encoding NEDD8, with protein MLIKVKTLTGKEIEIDIEPTDKVERIKERVEEKEGIPPQQQRLIYSGKQMNDEKTAADYKIQGGSVLHLVLALRGGRMHQHPNNLLQAL; from the exons ATGCTGATTAAAGTTAAG ACTCTGACtggaaaagaaatagaaatcgACATCGAGCCAACAGACAAG gtggagagaataaaagagagagtgGAGGAAAAGGAGGGAATTCCACCCCAGCAACAGCGACTCATCTACAGTGGAAAACAGAT GAACGATGAGAAAACAGCAGCAGATTATAAAATCCAAGGTGGCTCTGTATTGCATCTGGTCCTTGCGCTAAGAGGAGGGCGAATGCACCAACACCCTAACAACCTCCTGCAGGCCTTATAA